One Mastacembelus armatus chromosome 10, fMasArm1.2, whole genome shotgun sequence DNA window includes the following coding sequences:
- the LOC113144720 gene encoding transmembrane O-methyltransferase homolog yields MWLIAVAVPLLPTIILLSSRYRVKVATLCRQAVAWALKLVRGKVCVRRTHAFVFSQCTHGKVDSILETFDLYAKTHPSLCIGPEIGEALDEVVRRVSPSRVLELGMHCGYTSVRLLRLLPPAGRLITVELDPLTAELGEEIILVAGFKHSQFQVLTSSSAEAISTLHLNIEPNSQTSEGFSLVLMDHDPQQYLPDLLALEREELLCPSGCSVLLINRSQRAEGLRETLDHIRARADFYFVKTELQFMVEVFYQREITV; encoded by the exons ATGTGGTTGATTGCTGTCGCTGTCCCACTGCTTCCCACCATCATTTTGTTATCCAGCCGTTATCGTGTCAAAGTTGCCACACTGTGTCGTCAAGCTGTGGCCTGGGCACTGAAGCTGGTGCGAGGGAAAGTGTGTGTAAGGAGGACCCATGCCTTTGTGTTCTCACAGTGCACGCATGGCAAAGTTGACAGCATCCTGGAGACCTTTGACCTTTACGCTAAGACACACCCATCTCTCTGTATTGGTCCAGAGATTG GTGAGGCGCTGGATGAGGTGGTGAGGCGTGTCAGTCCCTCTCGAGTGCTGGAGCTGGGGATGCACTGTGGATATACCTCAGTCCGCCTGCTGCgtctgctgccccctgctggcaGACTGATCACAGTGGAGCTGGACCCACTTACAGCAGAGCTAGGAGAGGAAATCATACTGGTAGCTGGCTTCAAACATTCCCAG TTCCAGGTGTTGACATCTAGCTCAGCTGAAGCCATCTCAACATTGCATCTCAACATTGAGCCCAACAGTCAGACCAGTGAGGGCTTCAGCCTGGTGCTAATGGACCATGACCCCCAGCAGTACCTTCCAGACCTGCTGGCCCTGGAGAGAGAAGAACTCCTCTGCCCCTCTGGCTGCTCTGTCCTCCTGATCAACAGAAGCCAACGAGCTGAAGGTCTCAGAGAAACCCTGGATCACATCAGGGCGAGAGCAGATTTCTACTTTGTCAAAACAGAGCTACAGTTTATGGTGGAAGTCTTCTACCAAAGGGAAATCACAGTGTAA